From the Clavibacter phaseoli genome, one window contains:
- a CDS encoding ATPase — MTDDTHDTGHRDGGAAEPPLLSRRELRRRQQEMERTSAESSGDAHRWVDPFPAVPRTSEGGLFGPDRVRPGAAPVEAMAPETEAPADDATAPDTADAPDADATDAEPDEEVVGTHAFDELFDDAEDDDVDPEDRVPAPAAAAPEQDDDADDARPADAPTPFDAVVSPEAGSAWTVPAPHVVNAHPFRMPLRPSAEPSAPEPTDAEPARAAGSASEPVDAPAPADAVPVDDAPPARPASAVEPQPTPVASLPAAPDDVEEPADERRPGTDLTAFPDADPQRYVMRTPRADAATSALTLFPEQTGQRAPRGPVLARTGFRGFVNSITGGVLKIGPGAEEAAANSEVARRQGDERVIRQATWSRAVSVLVANRKGGVGKTPTSLILGGVLGSIRGGSVAVVEVTDDPGALGYRAEGQPQRGLGELVRDRDEIHSAGQLAGYTAPQTSFASVVASVGPRRELTGEDVVGVARLIDEYYAVRVMDSGNQPSSSAFRGAIEVTDVLVVPVLNAGDAVLEAVALLDFLRELGGHAAMLADNAVIIRLHDGRPEDPAVVARIDRILDDARPAQIFTVPYDAHIAERGPISLASLDPEVARAFTAATAGVVQRLAHAVR; from the coding sequence ATGACCGACGACACGCACGACACCGGCCACCGCGACGGCGGGGCGGCCGAGCCTCCCCTCCTCAGCCGCCGGGAGCTGCGCCGCCGCCAGCAGGAGATGGAGCGCACCTCCGCCGAGTCGTCGGGCGACGCGCACCGCTGGGTGGATCCGTTCCCCGCCGTGCCGCGCACCTCCGAGGGCGGCCTGTTCGGACCCGACCGCGTGCGCCCCGGCGCCGCGCCCGTCGAGGCCATGGCTCCCGAGACCGAGGCTCCCGCGGATGACGCGACCGCGCCCGACACCGCGGACGCGCCCGACGCCGACGCGACGGACGCCGAGCCCGACGAGGAGGTCGTCGGCACGCACGCGTTCGACGAGCTGTTCGACGACGCCGAGGACGACGACGTGGATCCCGAGGACCGCGTGCCCGCCCCGGCGGCTGCCGCTCCCGAGCAGGACGACGACGCCGACGACGCGCGCCCCGCCGACGCGCCCACCCCCTTCGACGCGGTCGTCTCCCCCGAGGCCGGATCCGCGTGGACGGTCCCCGCGCCGCACGTCGTGAACGCGCACCCCTTCCGCATGCCGCTGCGCCCGAGCGCGGAGCCCTCCGCGCCCGAGCCGACCGACGCCGAGCCCGCGCGCGCCGCCGGGTCCGCATCCGAGCCCGTCGACGCACCCGCGCCCGCCGACGCCGTCCCCGTCGACGACGCGCCGCCCGCCCGCCCCGCCTCCGCGGTCGAGCCGCAGCCGACCCCGGTCGCGTCCCTCCCCGCCGCGCCGGATGACGTCGAGGAGCCCGCCGACGAGCGTCGCCCCGGCACCGACCTCACGGCGTTCCCCGACGCGGATCCGCAGCGCTACGTCATGCGCACCCCGCGCGCCGACGCCGCCACGAGCGCCCTCACCCTCTTCCCCGAGCAGACCGGCCAGCGCGCGCCGCGCGGTCCCGTCCTCGCGCGCACCGGCTTCCGCGGCTTCGTGAACAGCATCACGGGCGGCGTCCTCAAGATCGGCCCCGGCGCCGAGGAGGCCGCCGCGAACTCGGAGGTCGCCCGACGCCAGGGCGACGAGCGCGTGATCCGCCAGGCCACGTGGTCGCGCGCGGTCAGCGTGCTGGTCGCCAACCGCAAGGGCGGCGTGGGCAAGACGCCCACCTCCCTCATCCTCGGCGGCGTGCTCGGCTCCATCCGCGGCGGATCCGTCGCGGTGGTCGAGGTCACCGACGATCCCGGGGCGCTCGGCTACCGCGCCGAGGGCCAGCCGCAGCGCGGGCTCGGCGAGCTCGTGCGCGACCGCGACGAGATCCACAGCGCCGGCCAGCTCGCCGGCTACACGGCGCCGCAGACGAGCTTCGCCTCGGTCGTCGCGTCCGTCGGCCCGCGCCGCGAGCTCACGGGCGAGGACGTGGTCGGCGTCGCGCGCCTCATCGACGAGTACTACGCGGTGCGCGTGATGGACTCCGGCAACCAGCCGTCATCGTCCGCCTTCCGCGGCGCCATCGAGGTCACCGACGTGCTCGTCGTCCCCGTGCTCAACGCGGGCGACGCGGTGCTCGAGGCCGTGGCGCTGCTCGACTTCCTGCGCGAGCTCGGCGGCCACGCGGCGATGCTCGCCGACAACGCCGTCATCATCCGCCTGCACGACGGTCGCCCGGAGGACCCGGCGGTCGTCGCGCGCATCGACCGGATCCTCGACGACGCCCGCCCGGCGCAGATCTTCACGGTGCCGTACGACGCGCACATCGCGGAGCGCGGCCCGATCTCGCTCGCCTCGCTCGACCCCGAGGTCGCGCGCGCCTTCACGGCCGCGACCGCCGGCGTCGTGCAGCGGCTCGCGCACGCGGTCCGCTGA
- a CDS encoding MarR family winged helix-turn-helix transcriptional regulator, with product MIPGTADAPAPADDRSAAVSSVATELGALLMSIRSLRIEEAAVFHPGLQPGAFAVARWIRTAGPSSAGAVATGLLMDKSSVSRHLRVLREAGYVQDEPDPEDRRSTILTLTPLAEERLEQVRAGTRERLQNRLSAWDTDEVEQLAGLLHRFNVSPRDRPAEA from the coding sequence GTGATCCCCGGAACCGCCGACGCGCCCGCGCCCGCCGACGACCGCTCGGCCGCCGTCTCGTCGGTGGCGACGGAGCTCGGGGCCCTCCTCATGTCGATCCGCTCGCTGCGCATCGAGGAGGCGGCCGTCTTCCACCCCGGCCTCCAGCCGGGCGCCTTCGCGGTCGCGCGCTGGATCCGCACCGCCGGCCCGTCCTCCGCCGGCGCCGTCGCGACGGGCCTCCTCATGGACAAGAGCTCGGTCAGCCGGCACCTCCGCGTCCTGCGCGAGGCCGGCTACGTGCAGGACGAGCCGGATCCCGAGGACCGCCGCTCCACGATCCTCACCCTCACGCCGCTCGCCGAGGAGCGCCTCGAGCAGGTGCGGGCGGGCACGCGCGAGCGCCTGCAGAACCGCCTCTCCGCGTGGGACACCGACGAGGTCGAGCAGCTCGCGGGCCTGCTGCACCGCTTCAACGTGTCGCCGCGGGACCGGCCCGCCGAGGCCTGA
- a CDS encoding ZIP family metal transporter — MSPLLLAGLAGLLSGLSLVVGSLVAWFVKVPREVVALVMAFGAGVLISALSFDLVDEAAASGGVIPTLGGFVAGAVVYVVLDQILEHGGFRRKHHGRSGGGGGTGVGIALGALLDGVPETAVQGLSLTGGGALSIGVLVAVVISNFPEGMSSTADLKQSGRSARYVFGLWTSIAVVCALSSLGGYALLGGLPESGQSIVMAFAAGAILAMICDTMIPEAFRKAQALTGLVTVLGFVASYAVHQAG, encoded by the coding sequence ATGTCGCCTCTCCTCCTGGCCGGTCTCGCCGGCCTGCTCTCCGGCCTGTCGCTCGTGGTCGGATCCCTCGTCGCGTGGTTCGTGAAGGTGCCGCGCGAGGTGGTCGCGCTCGTGATGGCGTTCGGCGCCGGGGTGCTGATCTCGGCGCTGTCGTTCGACCTGGTCGACGAGGCGGCGGCGAGCGGCGGGGTGATCCCCACGCTCGGCGGCTTCGTCGCGGGCGCGGTCGTCTACGTGGTGCTCGACCAGATCCTCGAGCACGGTGGCTTCCGCCGGAAGCACCACGGGAGGTCGGGCGGCGGAGGCGGCACCGGGGTGGGGATCGCGCTCGGCGCCCTCCTCGACGGCGTGCCCGAGACGGCCGTGCAGGGCCTCAGCCTCACGGGCGGCGGGGCGCTGAGCATCGGCGTGCTGGTCGCGGTCGTCATCTCGAACTTCCCCGAGGGCATGTCGAGCACGGCCGACCTCAAGCAGTCCGGCCGCAGCGCGCGCTACGTGTTCGGGCTCTGGACCTCCATCGCCGTCGTCTGCGCGCTCTCGTCCCTCGGCGGGTACGCGCTGCTCGGCGGTCTGCCGGAGAGCGGGCAGTCGATCGTGATGGCGTTCGCGGCCGGCGCGATCCTCGCGATGATCTGCGACACGATGATCCCCGAGGCGTTCCGCAAGGCGCAGGCGCTCACCGGGCTCGTGACCGTGCTCGGCTTCGTGGCGAGCTACGCGGTGCACCAGGCGGGGTGA
- a CDS encoding biopolymer transporter Tol: MSERGGDADGSTDASTDDERWLVVGGRRWPRTDPSLPADLVDGLKSHLGRGRSGVGAAKRRGDDDAVAAARKRVGLAKHGLGERGPRWWDEPEDARLERAREALRELDALDEPAS, from the coding sequence ATGAGCGAGCGCGGGGGCGATGCCGACGGATCCACGGACGCCTCGACCGACGACGAGCGCTGGCTGGTCGTGGGCGGGCGGCGGTGGCCGCGCACGGATCCGTCGCTCCCGGCCGACCTCGTGGATGGACTGAAGTCGCACCTCGGCCGCGGCCGCTCGGGCGTGGGCGCCGCGAAGCGCCGGGGTGACGACGACGCGGTGGCCGCCGCCCGGAAGCGCGTCGGCCTCGCGAAGCACGGCCTCGGCGAGCGCGGCCCGCGCTGGTGGGACGAGCCCGAGGACGCGCGCCTCGAGCGGGCGCGCGAGGCGCTGCGGGAGCTGGACGCGCTGGACGAGCCCGCGAGCTGA
- a CDS encoding PhoX family protein: MTLTRETHHRLLPILSRDPHARGKRSTVTCHLKCDDACTKPVPNVTDNSYFRDIAGRALSRRTLLGGAGAGALAILVAQNAAAPGAEAAAAQAASNLPFTAITPVDASVDQFTVPTGYRWQPIIRWGDPLFSYADDFDAENQTAKLAARQFGYNNDYLDIIPVNSRNKEALLVANHEYTNESIMFPPAADDAELAEQRRIGKASHGMSVVALRRKTVGQPWTYTIGHHRNRRITADTPFAVSGPAAGSASLRTKDDPKGTRILGTLGNCAGGTTPWGTVLSGEENFNGYFRTAGTSAADKRYGLADKATTRGWEAIDPRFDARTAGYENEPNRFGWIVEVDPFEPGEAPVKHTALGRFKHEGANVILGKSGHVAAYMGDDERFDYLYKFVSHDTMVTGTTRQDRKRNKELLTRGALYVARFTGDSPVAEITGTGQLPSDGQFDGIGEWIPLVVDGVCQVPGFTTEEALVHTRLVADAAGATKMDRCEDVQPSPVTGKVYVACTNNTDRGKAGKEGATEMNPRTTNRDGHIVEITEDGGDARSTTFTWNLLLVAGDPAKNESTYFAGFPKDKVSPISCPDNVAFDSEGNLWISTDGAPSTIGLNDGLFKVPVEGAERGHVQQFLSVPTEAETCGPVVHDTEGMVFVAVQHPGEDGSFAEQHSYFPDYVPAGATPPKGAWRGPRPSVIQVWRG, encoded by the coding sequence ATGACCCTCACCCGTGAGACCCACCACCGGCTGCTGCCGATCCTGTCCCGCGACCCCCACGCCCGCGGCAAGCGCAGCACGGTCACCTGCCACCTCAAGTGCGACGACGCGTGCACGAAGCCCGTGCCGAACGTCACCGACAACTCCTACTTCCGCGACATCGCCGGCCGCGCCCTCTCGCGCCGCACGCTGCTCGGCGGCGCGGGCGCCGGTGCCCTCGCGATCCTCGTGGCGCAGAACGCCGCGGCCCCCGGCGCCGAGGCCGCCGCCGCGCAGGCCGCGTCGAACCTGCCCTTCACGGCGATCACGCCCGTCGACGCGTCCGTCGACCAGTTCACCGTGCCGACCGGGTACCGCTGGCAGCCGATCATCCGCTGGGGCGACCCGCTCTTCAGCTACGCCGACGACTTCGACGCCGAGAACCAGACCGCGAAGCTCGCCGCGCGCCAGTTCGGCTACAACAACGACTACCTCGACATCATCCCGGTCAACTCGCGGAACAAGGAGGCGCTCCTCGTCGCCAACCACGAGTACACGAACGAGAGCATCATGTTCCCGCCCGCGGCCGACGACGCCGAGCTCGCCGAGCAGCGCCGCATCGGGAAGGCCTCGCACGGCATGTCGGTCGTGGCGCTGCGCCGCAAGACGGTCGGCCAGCCGTGGACGTACACGATCGGCCACCACCGCAACCGCCGCATCACCGCGGACACCCCCTTCGCCGTCTCGGGCCCCGCCGCGGGATCCGCCTCGCTGCGCACCAAGGACGACCCGAAGGGCACGCGGATCCTCGGCACGCTCGGCAACTGCGCCGGCGGCACCACCCCGTGGGGCACCGTGCTGTCCGGCGAGGAGAACTTCAACGGCTACTTCCGCACCGCGGGCACCTCCGCCGCCGACAAGCGCTACGGCCTCGCCGACAAGGCGACGACCCGCGGCTGGGAGGCCATCGACCCCCGCTTCGACGCCCGCACCGCCGGCTACGAGAACGAGCCGAACCGCTTCGGCTGGATCGTCGAGGTCGACCCGTTCGAGCCCGGCGAGGCGCCCGTGAAGCACACCGCGCTCGGCCGCTTCAAGCACGAGGGCGCGAACGTGATCCTCGGGAAGAGCGGCCACGTCGCCGCGTACATGGGCGACGACGAGCGCTTCGACTACCTCTACAAGTTCGTGTCGCACGACACGATGGTCACCGGCACCACGCGCCAGGACCGCAAGCGGAACAAGGAGCTGCTCACGCGCGGCGCGCTCTACGTGGCGCGCTTCACGGGCGACTCGCCCGTCGCGGAGATCACCGGCACCGGCCAGCTCCCCTCCGACGGGCAGTTCGACGGCATCGGCGAGTGGATCCCGCTGGTGGTCGACGGCGTCTGCCAGGTCCCCGGGTTCACGACCGAGGAGGCGCTCGTGCACACGCGCCTCGTCGCGGACGCGGCTGGCGCCACGAAGATGGACCGCTGCGAGGACGTGCAGCCCAGCCCCGTCACCGGCAAGGTCTACGTCGCCTGCACCAACAACACCGATCGCGGCAAGGCGGGCAAGGAGGGCGCCACGGAGATGAACCCGCGGACGACCAACCGCGACGGCCACATCGTGGAGATCACCGAGGACGGCGGCGACGCCCGCTCCACCACCTTCACGTGGAACCTGCTGCTCGTCGCGGGCGACCCGGCGAAGAACGAGTCCACCTACTTCGCGGGGTTCCCGAAGGACAAGGTCTCGCCCATCAGCTGCCCGGACAACGTCGCGTTCGACTCCGAGGGCAACCTCTGGATCTCGACCGACGGCGCCCCGAGCACCATCGGACTCAACGACGGCCTGTTCAAGGTCCCCGTCGAGGGCGCCGAGCGCGGCCACGTGCAGCAGTTCCTCTCCGTGCCGACCGAGGCGGAGACCTGCGGGCCGGTCGTGCACGACACCGAGGGCATGGTGTTCGTCGCGGTGCAGCACCCGGGCGAGGACGGCTCGTTCGCCGAGCAGCACTCGTACTTCCCCGACTACGTGCCCGCCGGCGCCACCCCGCCGAAGGGCGCCTGGCGCGGACCGCGCCCGTCGGTGATCCAGGTGTGGCGGGGCTGA
- a CDS encoding SDR family NAD(P)-dependent oxidoreductase, which yields MARFDTKTALVTGGGSGIGAAISRALAAEGASVVVTDIQLEAAERVVAEIQAAGGTATAFRQDTAKAADSEAAVAHAVDTYGALHLAVNNAGVSAPPADIGDYEISAWDRTRAIDLDGVFYGLRYQLPAMVEAGGGAVVNMSSVLGSVGFAQNAAYVASKHALVGLTKVAALEYTARGVRTNAVGPGFIDTPLVRSSLSADALAYLESKHATGRLGTDTEVAALVLFLLSDDASFISGSYHLVDGGYSAR from the coding sequence ATGGCCAGGTTCGACACGAAGACCGCTCTCGTGACAGGCGGAGGCAGCGGCATCGGCGCCGCGATCTCCCGCGCGCTCGCGGCGGAGGGCGCGTCGGTCGTCGTCACCGACATCCAGCTGGAGGCGGCCGAGCGCGTCGTCGCCGAGATCCAGGCCGCGGGCGGCACCGCCACCGCGTTCCGGCAGGACACCGCGAAGGCGGCGGACTCCGAGGCCGCCGTCGCGCACGCCGTCGACACGTACGGCGCGCTCCACCTCGCCGTGAACAACGCGGGCGTCAGCGCGCCGCCGGCCGACATCGGCGACTACGAGATCTCCGCGTGGGACCGCACGCGCGCCATCGACCTCGACGGCGTCTTCTACGGCCTCCGCTACCAGCTGCCCGCGATGGTGGAGGCGGGCGGCGGCGCGGTCGTCAACATGAGCTCGGTGCTCGGATCCGTCGGCTTCGCCCAGAACGCGGCCTACGTCGCGAGCAAGCACGCCCTCGTCGGTCTCACCAAGGTCGCGGCGCTCGAGTACACGGCTCGCGGCGTGCGCACCAACGCGGTCGGCCCCGGCTTCATCGACACCCCGCTCGTGCGCTCCTCCCTCTCGGCGGACGCGCTCGCGTACCTCGAGAGCAAGCACGCGACCGGCCGCCTCGGCACCGACACGGAGGTCGCCGCCCTCGTGCTCTTCCTCCTCAGCGACGACGCGTCCTTCATCTCGGGCAGCTACCACCTCGTGGACGGCGGGTACTCGGCGCGCTGA
- a CDS encoding putative quinol monooxygenase has protein sequence MTATVLSAEFTALPGNEEQVARMIAELAERVRAEPGNVVFAPYRRVEDPARFVVHEVYRDEAAFQAHIGADYGAAFNAALGPLIVEDGSQLTFLAPV, from the coding sequence ATGACGGCCACGGTCCTCTCCGCGGAGTTCACGGCGCTGCCCGGGAACGAGGAGCAGGTGGCGCGCATGATCGCGGAGCTCGCCGAGCGCGTGCGCGCCGAGCCCGGGAATGTCGTCTTCGCGCCCTACCGGCGGGTGGAGGATCCGGCGCGGTTCGTCGTGCACGAGGTCTACCGCGACGAGGCCGCGTTCCAGGCGCACATCGGGGCGGACTACGGGGCCGCGTTCAACGCGGCGCTCGGGCCGCTGATCGTGGAGGACGGCTCGCAGCTCACGTTCCTCGCGCCCGTCTGA
- a CDS encoding ATP-binding cassette domain-containing protein: protein MTLTDPAGSAPAPTRAPVLEAKRLVKTFGRVVGLDGVSLELYPGEVLAIIGDNGAGKSTLIKCLTGAETPDEGELFLDGKPVSFKRPQDARAAGIETVYQNLAVSPALDVASNLYLGREKRKKGILGSVFRMLDTAGMRRDAKAELTELGISTLQDVTVPVENLSGGQRQAVAVARAAAFGSKVVVLDEPTAALGVRESNQVLELVRNLRDRGIPVILISHNMPQVFEVADRIHIQRLGKKAATITPQSHSMTDAVAIMTGAATA from the coding sequence GTGACCCTCACCGACCCCGCGGGGAGCGCCCCCGCCCCGACCCGCGCGCCCGTGCTCGAGGCGAAGCGGCTCGTGAAGACCTTCGGCCGGGTGGTCGGACTCGACGGCGTCAGCCTCGAGCTCTACCCCGGCGAGGTGCTCGCGATCATCGGCGACAACGGCGCCGGCAAGTCGACGCTCATCAAGTGCCTCACGGGCGCGGAGACGCCCGACGAGGGCGAGCTGTTCCTCGACGGCAAGCCGGTGTCGTTCAAGCGGCCGCAGGACGCCCGGGCCGCGGGGATCGAGACGGTGTACCAGAACCTCGCCGTCTCGCCCGCTCTCGACGTGGCGTCGAACCTCTACCTCGGGCGGGAGAAGCGGAAGAAGGGGATCCTCGGATCCGTCTTCCGCATGCTCGACACGGCCGGCATGCGCCGCGATGCCAAGGCGGAGCTGACCGAGCTCGGCATCTCGACGCTGCAGGACGTGACCGTGCCCGTCGAGAACCTGTCCGGCGGGCAGCGGCAGGCCGTCGCCGTGGCGCGCGCCGCGGCGTTCGGGTCGAAGGTCGTGGTGCTCGACGAGCCCACCGCGGCGCTCGGCGTGCGCGAGTCGAACCAGGTGCTGGAGCTCGTGCGGAACCTGCGCGACCGCGGCATCCCGGTGATCCTCATCAGCCACAACATGCCGCAGGTGTTCGAGGTCGCCGACCGGATCCACATCCAGCGGCTCGGCAAGAAGGCCGCCACGATCACGCCGCAGTCGCACTCGATGACGGACGCCGTCGCGATCATGACGGGCGCGGCGACGGCATGA
- a CDS encoding ABC transporter permease, translated as MSQRTTDPNPPTSALDLANEFLDRRSPVDRIRGVLHRYPAVSPAVVLVLAIIVFGLLNDRFLDPANLSLVTQQVAVVGTLAVAQTLIILTAGIDLSVGAVMVLTSMVIAQTASQNGLPAPAALVAGLVVGLAAGAFNGLLVTRLRLPPFIVTLGTLNIFVALTLLYSNGATVRGVDMPSALSWTGRTFDLAGVKISFGVVLMLVLYVVVAFILGKTAWGRHVYAVGDDKEAARLAGISVNRVLMSVYLAAGAILAFGAWIQIGRSNAASPNAGADLNLDSITAVVIGGTSLFGGRGTVWGTLLGALIVGVFRNGLSLAGLDVLYQTLAVGVLIIVAVSVDQWIRKVRK; from the coding sequence GTGAGCCAGCGGACCACCGACCCGAACCCGCCGACCTCGGCGCTCGACCTCGCGAACGAGTTCCTCGACCGGCGCTCGCCCGTCGACCGGATCCGCGGGGTGCTCCACCGCTACCCCGCCGTCAGCCCCGCCGTCGTGCTGGTCCTCGCGATCATCGTGTTCGGCCTGCTCAACGACCGCTTCCTCGATCCCGCCAACCTGTCGCTCGTGACGCAGCAGGTCGCCGTGGTCGGCACGCTCGCGGTGGCGCAGACGCTGATCATCCTCACCGCGGGCATCGACCTGTCGGTGGGCGCGGTCATGGTGCTCACCTCGATGGTGATCGCGCAGACCGCCAGCCAGAACGGCCTGCCGGCGCCCGCCGCGCTGGTCGCCGGGCTCGTCGTGGGCCTCGCGGCCGGCGCGTTCAACGGACTGCTCGTGACGCGGCTGCGGCTCCCCCCGTTCATCGTCACGCTCGGGACGCTGAACATCTTCGTGGCGCTCACGCTCCTCTACTCCAACGGCGCGACCGTCCGCGGCGTGGACATGCCGTCCGCGCTCTCGTGGACCGGGCGCACGTTCGACCTCGCCGGCGTGAAGATCAGCTTCGGCGTGGTGCTCATGCTCGTGCTGTACGTCGTCGTCGCGTTCATCCTCGGCAAGACGGCCTGGGGCCGGCACGTGTACGCGGTCGGCGACGACAAGGAGGCCGCGCGCCTCGCGGGCATCAGCGTCAACCGGGTGCTCATGAGCGTGTACCTCGCGGCCGGGGCGATCCTCGCGTTCGGCGCGTGGATCCAGATCGGCCGCAGCAACGCCGCCAGCCCGAACGCCGGCGCCGACCTCAACCTCGACTCGATCACCGCGGTGGTCATCGGCGGGACCAGCCTCTTCGGCGGCCGCGGCACCGTCTGGGGCACGCTCCTCGGCGCGCTCATCGTCGGCGTGTTCCGCAACGGGCTCTCGCTCGCGGGGCTGGACGTGCTGTACCAGACCCTCGCCGTGGGAGTCCTCATCATCGTGGCGGTCTCCGTCGACCAGTGGATCCGAAAGGTGCGCAAGTGA
- a CDS encoding substrate-binding domain-containing protein, translating to MTNRSPRLVRSIALGSAALIAAAGLTACSSSSGGSGSGDSGGSGDVGVSLIVKTTTNPFFVAMEDGAKDAATSAGIDLTLAAGKEDGDEDTQIQAIENAISKGDKGILITPNGPSVVDAIQKARDAGLFVIALDTAPDPADSVDITFATDNFAAGEAIGKWAAAQLDGKKATIALLDLYDDKAVSVDYNRDQGFLTGMGIDVGDKAKNGDEAKTGDYSGGSYEIVGNEATQGAEDGGRTAMETLLSKDPDVNVVYTINEPAAFGAYQALQAAGKEKDVILVSVDGGCAGVKNVKEGVIGATAQQYPVKMAQLGVEAIAQLAKDGTKPATSAGLDFFDTGSALVTDTPVDGLDSITSDDAATKCWGE from the coding sequence ATGACGAACCGATCCCCGCGCCTCGTGCGCAGCATCGCACTCGGCTCCGCGGCCCTCATCGCCGCCGCCGGGCTCACCGCCTGCTCCAGCTCCAGCGGCGGCTCCGGATCCGGCGACAGCGGCGGCTCCGGAGACGTCGGCGTCTCGCTCATCGTGAAGACGACCACCAACCCGTTCTTCGTCGCGATGGAGGACGGCGCGAAGGACGCAGCGACGTCCGCCGGCATCGACCTCACGCTCGCCGCCGGCAAGGAGGACGGCGACGAGGACACCCAGATCCAGGCCATCGAGAACGCCATCTCCAAGGGCGACAAGGGCATCCTCATCACCCCGAACGGCCCGTCCGTGGTCGACGCGATCCAGAAGGCCCGCGACGCCGGCCTCTTCGTCATCGCGCTCGACACCGCGCCCGACCCGGCCGACTCCGTCGACATCACGTTCGCCACCGACAACTTCGCGGCGGGCGAGGCCATCGGCAAGTGGGCCGCGGCGCAGCTCGACGGCAAGAAGGCGACCATCGCCCTCCTCGACCTGTACGACGACAAGGCCGTCTCGGTCGACTACAACCGCGACCAGGGCTTCCTCACCGGCATGGGCATCGACGTCGGCGACAAGGCGAAGAACGGCGACGAGGCGAAGACCGGCGACTACAGCGGCGGCTCCTACGAGATCGTCGGCAACGAGGCCACGCAGGGCGCCGAGGACGGCGGCCGCACGGCCATGGAGACGCTGCTGTCGAAGGACCCCGACGTCAACGTCGTCTACACGATCAACGAGCCCGCCGCGTTCGGCGCGTACCAGGCGCTCCAGGCGGCCGGCAAGGAGAAGGACGTGATCCTCGTCTCGGTCGACGGCGGCTGCGCGGGCGTGAAGAACGTCAAGGAGGGCGTCATCGGCGCCACCGCGCAGCAGTACCCGGTGAAGATGGCGCAGCTCGGCGTCGAGGCCATCGCCCAGCTCGCGAAGGACGGCACGAAGCCGGCCACGAGCGCCGGGCTCGACTTCTTCGACACCGGATCCGCGCTCGTCACCGACACCCCCGTCGACGGCCTCGACAGCATCACGTCCGACGACGCCGCGACGAAGTGCTGGGGCGAGTGA
- a CDS encoding LacI family DNA-binding transcriptional regulator, whose translation MTPLSSPPGPASAARRPTMKHVARLAGVGIKTVSRVVNGEANVSAEMTARVRAAVEQLQYQPDLHAGNLRRADRRTNTLGLLVGSVANPFSGAVHRAVEEVAKERRVAVFASSLDDDPERERSSVDAFLARRVDGLILTTIAPSQAYLGVAASRGTPLVFVDRVPAGLEADSVIVDNAAGISRAVAHLADQGHRRIAFLGDRPEIFTARERERGFVEEMTRRGLPVPPGYALEGAYDERVAEALAERLLALPEPPTAIVSGQNLITIGVIAALRRHGAHRCIALVGFDDLPMAELLDPAVTVIAQDPSGIGHAAAERVFARLDGDTGPAQTVVVPTTLIVRGSGEVPHHA comes from the coding sequence GTGACACCGTTGTCATCACCGCCTGGTCCGGCGTCGGCCGCGCGCCGCCCCACGATGAAGCACGTGGCGCGGCTCGCCGGCGTCGGCATCAAGACCGTGTCGCGCGTCGTCAACGGCGAGGCCAACGTCTCCGCGGAGATGACCGCCCGGGTGCGGGCGGCCGTGGAGCAGCTGCAGTACCAGCCGGATCTGCACGCCGGCAACCTGCGCCGCGCCGACCGGCGCACCAACACGCTCGGCCTGCTCGTCGGCAGCGTCGCCAACCCGTTCTCGGGCGCCGTGCACCGCGCCGTGGAGGAGGTGGCGAAGGAGCGGCGCGTCGCCGTCTTCGCCTCGAGCCTCGACGACGACCCCGAGCGCGAGCGCTCCTCCGTCGACGCCTTCCTCGCCCGCCGGGTCGACGGGCTCATCCTCACGACCATCGCGCCCAGCCAGGCCTACCTCGGCGTCGCGGCATCGCGCGGCACGCCGCTGGTCTTCGTCGACCGCGTGCCCGCGGGGCTGGAGGCGGACTCGGTCATCGTCGACAACGCGGCCGGCATCTCGAGGGCCGTGGCGCACCTCGCCGACCAGGGGCACCGCCGCATCGCGTTCCTCGGCGACCGGCCGGAGATCTTCACGGCCCGGGAGCGCGAGCGCGGCTTCGTCGAGGAGATGACGCGGCGCGGGCTGCCGGTGCCGCCGGGGTACGCCCTCGAGGGCGCGTACGACGAGCGCGTGGCCGAGGCGCTCGCCGAGCGCCTGCTCGCCCTGCCCGAGCCGCCGACCGCGATCGTCAGCGGGCAGAACCTCATCACCATCGGCGTCATCGCGGCCCTCCGGCGGCACGGCGCCCACCGGTGCATCGCGCTCGTCGGCTTCGACGACCTGCCGATGGCCGAGCTGCTGGATCCGGCCGTCACCGTGATCGCGCAGGACCCCTCGGGCATCGGCCACGCCGCCGCCGAGCGCGTCTTCGCCCGGCTCGACGGCGACACCGGTCCCGCGCAGACCGTCGTCGTCCCCACCACGCTCATCGTCCGCGGCTCAGGAGAGGTCCCCCACCATGCATGA